From a region of the Flavobacterium branchiarum genome:
- the rpmG gene encoding 50S ribosomal protein L33: protein MAKKGNRIQVILECTEHKTSGVSGTSRYITTKNKKNTPDRLEIKKFNPILKRVTVHKEIK, encoded by the coding sequence ATGGCAAAGAAAGGTAATAGAATCCAAGTAATTTTAGAATGTACTGAGCACAAGACTTCTGGTGTATCAGGTACTTCAAGATACATTACAACAAAGAACAAGAAAAATACTCCAGACAGATTAGAGATTAAGAAATTTAATCCAATCTTGAAACGTGTAACAGTTCACAAAGAAATTAAGTAA
- the ftsY gene encoding signal recognition particle-docking protein FtsY has protein sequence MSFFKKIFSSEKKETLDKGLEKSKTSFFSKLSKAVAGKSKVDDDVLDNLEEILVSSDVGVETTLKVITRIENRVAADKYLGVDELNQILREEIAGLLSETNTGEATEFVIPVKTKPYVLMVVGVNGVGKTTTIGKLAYQFKKAGYKVVLGAADTFRAAAIDQLQIWADRVDVPIVRQNMGSDPASVAFDTLQSAVAQNADVVIIDTAGRLHNKINLMNELTKVKRVMQKVVADAPHDVLLVLDGSTGQNAFEQAKQFTAATEVTALAVTKLDGTAKGGVVIGISDQFKIPVKYIGVGEGIEDLQVFNKYEFVDSFFK, from the coding sequence ATGAGTTTTTTTAAAAAAATATTTTCATCCGAAAAAAAAGAAACACTAGACAAAGGTCTTGAAAAATCAAAAACCTCTTTCTTTTCTAAATTAAGCAAAGCAGTAGCTGGTAAATCTAAAGTCGATGATGACGTTTTAGATAATTTAGAAGAAATTCTTGTTTCTTCGGATGTTGGGGTAGAGACAACTCTAAAAGTGATTACCCGAATAGAAAACCGTGTAGCAGCCGATAAATATCTTGGTGTTGATGAGTTAAACCAAATCTTGAGAGAAGAGATTGCAGGTTTGTTATCAGAAACCAATACCGGTGAAGCAACAGAATTTGTAATTCCTGTTAAGACAAAACCATACGTTTTAATGGTTGTTGGAGTAAATGGAGTAGGAAAGACTACAACTATCGGTAAATTAGCGTATCAGTTCAAAAAAGCCGGATATAAAGTAGTTTTAGGTGCAGCAGATACTTTTCGTGCAGCAGCGATTGATCAATTGCAAATCTGGGCTGATCGCGTAGACGTACCTATTGTGAGACAAAACATGGGGAGTGACCCAGCATCAGTAGCATTTGATACTTTACAATCTGCAGTAGCTCAAAATGCAGATGTGGTAATAATTGATACTGCAGGTCGTTTGCATAACAAAATCAACCTGATGAACGAACTTACCAAAGTAAAACGTGTAATGCAAAAAGTAGTAGCCGATGCACCACACGACGTACTTTTGGTTTTGGATGGTTCTACAGGTCAAAATGCCTTTGAACAAGCTAAGCAGTTTACAGCTGCAACCGAAGTAACAGCTCTTGCAGTAACTAAACTAGATGGTACTGCCAAAGGTGGTGTTGTGATTGGTATTTCGGATCAGTTTAAGATTCCTGTAAAATACATAGGTGTTGGAGAAGGAATTGAAGACTTACAGGTTTTTAATAAGTATGAATTTGTAGATAGTTTTTTTAAATAA
- a CDS encoding lipocalin family protein, with protein sequence MKNVFKILFVSLLFVSCQQKIEPADIAKLNGYWEIEKVTFDEGEDKDYGMNESFDYFMIGADNTGTRQKVMPQLDGTFVTNDLHEEVKVRFKDGKAFLDYSTPYMKWSEELIALTDGELVLLNAEKKEYHYKKAGPINIIENGEKTK encoded by the coding sequence ATGAAAAACGTATTTAAAATTTTATTTGTTTCGCTTTTGTTTGTCTCTTGTCAACAGAAAATTGAACCCGCTGATATTGCCAAATTAAATGGATATTGGGAAATTGAAAAAGTTACTTTTGATGAGGGAGAGGATAAAGATTACGGAATGAATGAGAGCTTTGATTATTTTATGATTGGAGCCGATAATACTGGAACTCGCCAAAAAGTAATGCCACAATTAGATGGGACTTTTGTAACAAATGATTTGCATGAAGAGGTTAAGGTTAGATTTAAAGATGGTAAAGCCTTTTTAGATTATTCGACACCTTATATGAAATGGAGTGAGGAGTTAATTGCTTTAACTGACGGAGAGTTGGTATTGCTGAACGCCGAGAAAAAAGAATATCATTACAAAAAAGCAGGACCAATAAATATCATAGAGAATGGCGAAAAGACTAAATAA
- a CDS encoding DUF4295 domain-containing protein, translated as MAKKTVASLQTASKRLSKAIKMVKSPKTGAYTFVESIMTPEEVDTFLKKK; from the coding sequence ATGGCAAAGAAAACCGTAGCATCGTTACAAACAGCTTCTAAGAGATTATCAAAAGCCATCAAAATGGTGAAATCTCCAAAAACTGGTGCATATACATTCGTAGAATCTATTATGACTCCTGAAGAAGTTGATACTTTCTTGAAAAAGAAATAA
- the rpmB gene encoding 50S ribosomal protein L28 — protein sequence MSRVCDLTGKRAMVGNNVSHAMNKTKRKFSVNLVKKRFYLPEEDRWITLRVAASTIKTINKNGISAVLKKAQSEGFIK from the coding sequence ATGTCAAGAGTTTGTGACCTTACAGGTAAAAGAGCGATGGTAGGAAATAACGTTTCTCACGCTATGAACAAAACTAAGAGAAAATTTTCTGTGAACTTAGTGAAAAAGCGTTTTTATCTTCCAGAAGAAGATAGATGGATTACTCTTAGAGTAGCAGCATCTACGATAAAAACAATTAATAAAAATGGAATTTCTGCAGTTTTGAAAAAAGCGCAGTCAGAAGGATTTATCAAATAA